A window of Microbacterium lushaniae genomic DNA:
TCACTCGCCGAAGAGTCCAGCATGCCGGGCGCAGAAGCAGGTCAGCCCCTGACCGCTTGACGCTGAAAGCCGTACGCAAGAGGACCCTCAAACGGTGACAGTAAGGATCAGCGCGCGACGGACGCCTGCCGATCACTGAGGCAACGACGTACGGTGGATGCGTCGTTGGGAGTGCAGATGCTCGATGTTGCCGGTGCGGCTGATGCGCCAGACGGAGTGATCGGGGTCGTTCGTGAAGCTATCGCTCGTGATCTGCTGTCGAATGTCGACTCGCTGGCTGCGGGTTTAGAGACCGCGGGCTGGGTTCGCTCGACGGAGGCTGGTTTGTGGCGACTCAAAGCTCATCCCGAGTGGGTTGTTGTCTCCTCCGGCCACGCACCGAACGTGTCGATTTTCGTGAACGGTTCAGACGAGGCGGTGTTGGGCACTGCAGAGCGGGTACGCGATGAGCTCGATGCTGGAGCCGCGCGCACCCTTGAGCGTTCCGCTGTGGACCCGGACTGGACTATGTGGTCAGGGGGCAGCGTCGTCGTCTCACTCAACGCCACGACGGCTCGTCGTCGCGGCGACGTCATGGTGTCGGCGGTTATGCAGCTGGCGATCGAGCGGAGCGATGCTCCTTCGGAAGGCTTGGCGCCGGATCCGGAGCTGGCGCGTCGGATAGCTCGGGCGGGGTCGCCGCTGCAACGGTGGTACCTCGCCGCGGAGCGTGAACTTCCAAGTGACGTCGTGTCGCTGCTGAACAGCGATGAGGATCCCGATGTATCGGCGGCGATGGAAGTCAGGGTTGCCGCGCCTGCTGAACGTCTCGAATAGCGACCGTCTCAAGGGCGCGTAGTAAGCAAGGCGTTCAGGTCGACGACGAATGCAGCGAATCGCGCGCTATCAATGATGCTGAGAGGCTCACCAAACCAGCGAGTCCAGATCGCGTCTACGTCCGCTGCTTCGATGCGGCCGTCGTTGATCAGGTGGCTAGCGAGCGGCCCAGCCTCAGAGCTGTACTCGTCTGCCGGTGCGCCGTCCGCGCGCCCGGGTTCAAGGCCGTAGGGATCGAGATCGTTCAGTAGTTCGAGCACAGCTGCATAGATCGACTTCCAGGTTCGATCCCCGCCGCTCACGAATACATCCTGACGCACTCGCTGAGCGCCCGCTCGGCCACCGGCTTGCGGGCGATCTCGCCGCGAAGCCTCCGGGCCGCTGACATGATGTGCGAGTGGAATCCCTTGCCGACTCGCCCGCTCTTGAAGTCAATCGATCCCATGCCTCCCGGGCAATCGCGGAGGCGTTGAAGTGCCCGGGTAATGCGCGAGTTGGAGCGGTCATCGCGCGCGGTGACACCATCCTCGCGACTGGCTTCAGAGGAGAATTGGACGGTCTTCATGCCGAGCAGGTTGCACTGGTCAAGGCTGAGGACCGGGGCCTCAATGTGAGAGGCGCGACGCTCTTCACCACGCTGGAACCGTGCGCAAACTCTCGTACCAGGCGAGTCCCTTGTGCGGAGCTAATTGCCTCCGCTGGCATTGGCGAAGTCCACATCGGTGAGTACGACCCGAACCCTCAGATATACCGCCGCGGTTGGAAGCAACTCCGCGATCACGGTGTCGCGCTGCGAGACTTCCCAGCCGATCTCCGTGAAAGCGCCCACCAGGCCGGACACAACTTCACGAAGCTCTTTACCCGCGGGTACGGGATGAGCGCGGGCGCGAAGTTCGACTTCACGCAGAACGGCGGACGCTTCACAATCGCTGTGGACGAGGATGAGGGCTCGCCGGCCTGGGGGACGGAGTGGAGCAACTGCGGAGCTCGCGCGATCTACCTATACGGAGGGCAGTCTGGAATTGTGGCTCTTGCGCGGTACGCAGAGCAGTTCGACGAGATCGACGATCCTGACGCGCTCGACTACGGTCACCACTCGCCAAAGATTGCCGTCGGATCCATTGGAGTGATGCGAAACGAGCACGGGCACGTGCTCTGCAAGGTCACTGCGATCGAGCCGACCGAGGACTACGGGGGCACGGGGCACGTGTCGGTCACGATCAATTGGCAGATCCGCTTACGTTAGCCTGCGGCGCCGGCCGCGCGAGCAATGAATGGACTTGCCGGCGCGCGGGCATCGGGCGACACTTCGCCGATCTCGCCCGCGCTCCCGGGCAGAGGGGCGTGAGCGGACCGTCGGGTTTGTGGGCGACACGCCGTTGAACTTTCGAGAGCCTGCTGGTGCGCAGGCCGCATCACGGCGAGCTTCGATGACGACAGTGCCGTCAGATATGCGACCCCTTAGGCGCTGACCTCGCGAAGGCTCGGGACATTTGTTTTGGCGTCAACGAGCGATTGCGATGTCGGTCCCTCTCGCTATGGTGGAGCCCTCGCGCTCGAGAAGGACCTGGAGATGGGCGCGCAGCCAAAGCGCCGCCCGCGACGCCCCGTCTACGCGCACCGCCCGGATATCGACCGGTAATCGTGCAGCCCACGCTTTAGGCGAACGGAGAACGCGGGCTGAACACGGATTGGTGGCTGTCCGTCCACGACCACGCCTTCGATCTCGCTGTCGTAGTCAACGTCCATCGGGATGAAGCTGCCGTGAAAGAACAGGCCGGACTCGCGTGGGCCGTGGCGCGTTAGGTTAGCCAGTCCACGCTATCGACGTGTGCTCGCGAAGACTCAACCCGTCTCAGACCAGTTCGCGCATCGAGGGGCGTCACGGTGTA
This region includes:
- a CDS encoding deaminase produces the protein MESLADSPALEVNRSHASRAIAEALKCPGNARVGAVIARGDTILATGFRGELDGLHAEQVALVKAEDRGLNVRGATLFTTLEPCANSRTRRVPCAELIASAGIGEVHIGEYDPNPQIYRRGWKQLRDHGVALRDFPADLRESAHQAGHNFTKLFTRGYGMSAGAKFDFTQNGGRFTIAVDEDEGSPAWGTEWSNCGARAIYLYGGQSGIVALARYAEQFDEIDDPDALDYGHHSPKIAVGSIGVMRNEHGHVLCKVTAIEPTEDYGGTGHVSVTINWQIRLR